Proteins encoded by one window of Dehalobacter sp.:
- a CDS encoding TraG family conjugative transposon ATPase, producing DMTDSLMESRIRGDVYVRFGGEHLKTYHSNMERRWVLSLHTEDSPVAFNPFYTDDGVFDIEKRESIKTLILTLWKKDSEVPTRAEEVALSNAVNSFIRLIKKDKSTVPSFNTFYEFVRGDYREELRSKNVREKDFDVDNFLNVLEPYYKGGEYDFLLNSDKQLDLLNKRFIVFELDNIGDHKVLLPIVTIIIMETFINKMRRLKGIRKMILIEECWKALTSANMSEYIRYLFKTVRKYFGEAVVVTQEVDDIISSPIVKESIINNSDCKILLDQRKYMNKFDAIQGLLGLTEKERDQILSINMDNDPGRKYKEVWIGLGGVQSAVYATEVSVQEYFTYTTEETEKLELTRLTEKLGGNIEMAIKQLAESKQETFTH from the coding sequence ACGATATGACTGACTCTTTAATGGAGAGCCGTATACGCGGAGACGTGTACGTACGGTTCGGGGGCGAGCATTTGAAAACCTACCATAGTAATATGGAAAGGCGTTGGGTGCTTAGCCTACATACCGAAGACAGCCCGGTTGCTTTTAATCCTTTTTATACCGATGACGGGGTGTTTGATATTGAAAAAAGGGAATCCATCAAAACGCTTATCCTGACCCTTTGGAAAAAAGACAGCGAAGTCCCCACGCGAGCGGAAGAAGTGGCCTTGTCCAACGCTGTGAACAGTTTCATCCGGCTTATAAAAAAAGATAAAAGTACCGTTCCCTCGTTCAATACTTTTTACGAGTTTGTCAGGGGAGATTACCGGGAAGAACTGCGTTCGAAAAATGTCAGGGAAAAGGATTTTGACGTGGATAATTTCCTAAACGTGCTCGAACCTTATTACAAAGGGGGCGAATATGATTTTCTGTTGAACTCGGACAAGCAACTGGATTTACTCAACAAACGTTTTATCGTATTCGAGCTGGACAACATCGGTGACCATAAGGTTTTGCTCCCCATCGTGACCATTATCATCATGGAAACTTTCATTAATAAAATGAGGAGGCTGAAAGGTATCCGAAAGATGATATTGATTGAAGAATGTTGGAAGGCGCTGACTTCTGCCAACATGAGCGAGTACATTCGGTACCTGTTCAAGACAGTCCGAAAATACTTCGGCGAAGCGGTGGTGGTCACCCAGGAAGTGGACGACATTATCAGTTCTCCCATTGTAAAGGAAAGTATCATCAATAATTCGGATTGCAAAATCCTGCTCGACCAGCGCAAGTATATGAACAAGTTCGATGCAATACAGGGATTGCTTGGATTGACCGAAAAAGAACGCGACCAAATTCTTTCCATTAACATGGACAATGACCCCGGCCGGAAATACAAGGAAGTGTGGATTGGATTGGGCGGGGTCCAATCTGCCGTTTATGCCACAGAAGTTTCTGTGCAGGAATATTTTACATACACAACCGAAGAAACAGAGAAACTCGAACTGACCCGCCTGACTGAAAAATTGGGCGGGAACATTGAAATGGCC